A genomic window from Halorubrum lacusprofundi ATCC 49239 includes:
- a CDS encoding DUF2070 family protein, whose product MGADNVDVFQRLVFSVPPLSRQLPAMVILAVAYSVLAFAAFSAFTPLSPELSTLLPIAVLLFLLPFLFAGELFHRVLPEYPRTWSFFLALLNQFVLFVHALVLSGANDVGNAWSIVWLLFITIYLINILVLVVSTGIDRYKRILLVALAEPAALIVAFYAFAGGDLGFTTYRHVFAFASLLIAAAFLVLVLAIVDYLIRSNTDVSAFELTSGILQNDRASLDLGIEAEPAVETLAIDNGDQLTLAAPWVHPGPLGGFGGGQLSGNVIDALNDGDEGDSGFFLHVPCTHKEDLSNPGDAETILDAVADPGRVDRASRLVSHDYGEIEFHGRRIGDKQVIFLHGEGIDDYDTGVFMSDVDESEVLLVDLHKHDLQNGPEKEVLYGSSEADLLKRHFDDFRDLLDDAPLYDYAAGFAVRRTDQDVAAIVESVDGQEVLLMGIDTNGITPDVRELAADYRESFDEVLVFSTDTHASIHELANTTRSDTESLTEAIEHATDAVAPATIGLTSRTTRPLKLLKNDYNGLVFSVNILIRLTVISLAMLYALLVIWLFF is encoded by the coding sequence ATGGGCGCGGACAACGTCGACGTCTTCCAGCGGCTGGTGTTCAGCGTGCCGCCGCTCTCGCGACAGCTCCCCGCGATGGTGATTCTCGCTGTCGCCTACAGCGTCCTCGCGTTCGCCGCCTTCTCGGCGTTCACGCCGCTGTCCCCGGAGCTGTCGACCCTCCTTCCGATCGCGGTGCTGCTCTTCTTGCTCCCTTTCCTGTTCGCCGGGGAGCTGTTCCACCGCGTTCTCCCGGAGTATCCGCGGACGTGGAGCTTCTTTCTGGCGTTGCTCAACCAGTTCGTCCTGTTCGTCCACGCCTTGGTTCTCTCCGGAGCCAACGACGTGGGAAACGCGTGGAGCATTGTCTGGCTCCTGTTTATCACGATCTACCTGATCAACATCCTCGTGCTCGTCGTCTCGACGGGGATCGACCGCTACAAGCGCATCCTCCTCGTCGCGCTCGCGGAGCCGGCGGCGCTGATCGTCGCGTTCTACGCGTTCGCCGGCGGTGACCTCGGGTTCACGACGTACCGACACGTGTTCGCGTTCGCCTCGCTGCTCATCGCGGCGGCGTTCCTCGTGTTGGTGCTCGCCATCGTCGACTACCTCATCAGGAGCAACACCGACGTCTCCGCGTTCGAACTCACCTCCGGAATCCTGCAGAACGACCGCGCCTCGCTCGATCTCGGCATCGAGGCTGAACCCGCCGTCGAGACGCTCGCGATCGACAACGGCGACCAGCTGACGCTCGCCGCGCCGTGGGTCCACCCCGGCCCGCTCGGCGGGTTCGGCGGCGGCCAGCTGAGCGGGAACGTGATCGACGCCTTGAACGACGGCGATGAAGGAGATAGCGGGTTCTTCCTCCACGTCCCGTGCACGCACAAGGAGGACCTCTCGAACCCGGGCGACGCCGAGACGATCCTCGATGCCGTCGCCGATCCCGGGCGCGTCGACCGCGCGTCGCGGCTGGTGAGCCACGACTACGGAGAGATCGAGTTCCACGGCCGACGAATCGGCGACAAGCAGGTGATCTTCCTTCACGGCGAGGGGATCGACGACTACGACACGGGCGTGTTCATGAGCGATGTCGACGAGTCCGAGGTGCTGCTCGTGGACCTCCACAAACACGACCTCCAGAACGGGCCCGAAAAAGAGGTGCTGTACGGCTCGTCCGAGGCGGATCTGCTGAAACGGCACTTCGACGACTTCCGTGATCTCCTCGACGACGCGCCGCTTTACGACTACGCGGCCGGCTTCGCGGTTCGCCGCACTGATCAGGATGTCGCGGCGATCGTCGAGTCGGTCGACGGACAGGAGGTCCTGTTAATGGGGATCGACACCAACGGAATCACGCCAGACGTGCGGGAGCTAGCGGCCGACTACCGCGAGTCGTTCGATGAGGTGCTCGTCTTCTCGACGGACACCCATGCGTCCATCCACGAGCTCGCGAACACGACGCGGTCGGACACCGAGTCGCTGACCGAGGCGATCGAACACGCCACCGACGCGGTGGCTCCCGCGACGATCGGCCTGACCAGCCGGACAACCCGCCCGCTCAAGCTACTGAAAAACGACTACAACGGGCTCGTGTTCAGCGTCAACATCCTGATCCGGTTGACGGTCATCTCGCTCGCGATGCTGTACGCGCTGCTCGTCATCTGGCTGTTCTTCTGA
- a CDS encoding glycosyltransferase family 4 protein produces MKVSHYFEFEDHVTGGIHESVVHQRKMLDREGIEYTTEATLDADVLHCNLMGPRSVWYAKRASDRGIPVVAHTHVTAEDFGDSFRFTNALAKPLKPYLSRAYRLADALVCPSEYNRGVIEEYTDTPTTVISNGVDREKLAGFESLEDEYRERYDLSPPTVFLVGHVIKRKGLETFVDLARELPDIDFAWFGPLDLSLKGRETTRLIEESPENCTFTGFVDDIRGAFAAGDVFLFPTHEENEGIALLEAMTAGKAVVVRDIETFSWLDHDEDCLKVDPAAADDETEAFADAIRRLTDPTLRERLGSNAAARSESFSLDAIAERYRSLYESV; encoded by the coding sequence ATGAAGGTCAGCCACTACTTCGAGTTCGAGGATCACGTCACCGGCGGCATCCACGAGTCGGTCGTCCACCAGCGGAAGATGCTCGACCGCGAGGGGATCGAGTACACGACCGAGGCGACACTCGACGCCGACGTGCTCCACTGCAACCTGATGGGGCCGCGCTCCGTTTGGTACGCGAAGCGCGCGAGCGACCGCGGGATTCCCGTGGTCGCGCACACCCACGTCACCGCGGAGGACTTCGGCGACAGCTTCCGCTTTACCAACGCGCTCGCGAAGCCGCTCAAGCCCTACTTGAGCCGGGCGTATCGACTCGCCGACGCGCTGGTCTGTCCCTCCGAGTACAACCGCGGCGTGATCGAGGAGTACACCGACACTCCGACGACCGTCATCTCGAACGGCGTCGACCGCGAGAAGCTCGCCGGCTTCGAGTCGCTGGAGGACGAGTACCGCGAGCGCTACGATCTGTCCCCGCCGACCGTCTTCCTCGTCGGGCACGTGATCAAGCGGAAGGGGTTGGAGACGTTCGTCGACCTCGCCCGCGAACTACCCGACATCGACTTCGCGTGGTTCGGGCCGCTCGACCTCTCCTTAAAAGGCCGCGAGACCACCCGGCTCATCGAGGAGTCGCCAGAGAACTGCACGTTCACCGGGTTCGTCGACGACATTCGGGGCGCGTTCGCCGCCGGCGACGTGTTCCTGTTCCCGACCCACGAGGAGAACGAGGGGATCGCGCTACTGGAGGCGATGACCGCCGGCAAGGCGGTCGTCGTCCGCGACATCGAGACGTTCTCGTGGCTCGACCACGACGAGGACTGCTTAAAAGTCGATCCCGCCGCCGCGGACGACGAGACCGAGGCGTTCGCCGACGCGATACGTCGCCTGACGGATCCCACGCTCCGAGAGCGACTCGGGTCGAACGCGGCCGCGCGCAGCGAGTCGTTCTCCCTCGACGCGATCGCCGAGCGGTACCGGTCGCTGTACGAGTCGGTGTGA
- a CDS encoding lysylphosphatidylglycerol synthase transmembrane domain-containing protein, protein MDGRQRRGLIIGGIAAIVILAVLFVVVGADRVIETLLAADPALVAATFGLALCWLIAWSLMLRTVLGSLDVDLSVTTSFLVYSGAVFANNVTPFGQAGGEPVAAALISQASGSRYETGLVGIASVDVLNVVPSISIVFLGVGYYATTAAIGERLEVAVTVAVALIAAIVTAIGLGWRYRRVVVDRLPSAVGGLAGRLDRFDAATVEAGIADRLQNFFEDIERVGTSPGRLAAAVGLSLSGWLFQAAALTVAFAAVGHEVAPVVPLFAVPLAYVAGATPLPGGLGGIEAAFVALLVPTTGVPASAVTAAVLVFRGGVYWMPMAIGGVSASVLGVRTVR, encoded by the coding sequence ATGGACGGGCGCCAGCGGCGGGGGCTGATCATCGGCGGGATCGCGGCGATAGTGATCCTCGCCGTCCTCTTCGTCGTCGTCGGAGCGGACCGCGTGATCGAGACGCTGCTGGCGGCGGATCCCGCACTCGTCGCGGCAACGTTCGGGCTCGCGCTCTGCTGGCTGATCGCGTGGAGCCTCATGCTCCGGACCGTACTCGGGTCGCTCGATGTCGATCTTTCGGTCACCACGTCCTTTCTCGTGTACTCTGGGGCCGTCTTCGCCAACAACGTCACCCCGTTCGGGCAGGCGGGCGGCGAGCCGGTGGCGGCGGCGCTTATCTCTCAGGCCTCCGGGTCGCGCTACGAGACGGGTCTCGTCGGGATCGCCAGCGTCGACGTGCTCAACGTCGTCCCATCCATCTCGATCGTGTTCCTAGGCGTCGGCTACTACGCGACCACCGCCGCGATCGGCGAGCGCCTTGAAGTCGCCGTCACGGTCGCCGTCGCGCTGATTGCGGCGATCGTCACGGCGATCGGCCTCGGCTGGCGGTACCGGCGGGTCGTCGTCGACCGCCTCCCGAGCGCGGTCGGCGGGCTGGCCGGGCGGCTGGACCGGTTCGACGCGGCGACGGTCGAGGCCGGGATCGCCGATAGACTGCAGAACTTCTTCGAAGACATCGAGCGCGTCGGAACGAGCCCCGGGCGGCTGGCCGCCGCGGTCGGCCTCTCGCTTTCCGGCTGGCTGTTCCAGGCGGCCGCACTCACGGTCGCGTTCGCCGCCGTCGGTCACGAGGTGGCACCGGTGGTCCCGCTTTTCGCCGTCCCGCTGGCGTACGTCGCGGGCGCGACCCCCCTCCCCGGCGGGCTCGGCGGAATCGAGGCGGCGTTCGTGGCGCTGCTCGTCCCGACGACCGGTGTTCCGGCATCGGCGGTCACCGCTGCCGTGCTCGTGTTCCGCGGCGGCGTCTACTGGATGCCGATGGCGATCGGCGGCGTGTCGGCGTCGGTGCTCGGCGTCCGGACGGTCCGGTAG
- a CDS encoding GAF domain-containing sensor histidine kinase encodes MGDDALSAMEARERLYEVMDRDVPFEEKATLALSIGEAYLGVENGHLTRIDVESDYWKAIASTDSVDGRFPVGLQLDLQNTYCRRTIDGESPVRLYDAPNQGWDDDPAFERHGLHCYHGSTITIDDGVCGTLCFVSTEPRPEPFADEETLFAELIARLLETELQAERTEAKIDRLDQFASVVSHDLRSPLNVAQGRVDLERSTRDSDHLGIAARSLDRMEDLIADVLTVARQGQEIGDTELVSLDAIVTECWDAVQTDGANVTVTDDLWFKADRGRVRHLFENLFRNGVEHAGPDVSIRVGPLDNGDGFYVEDDGPGIPAADREQVFESGYTTGTDGLGLGLSIVGGVVDAHGWTIAVGAGADGGARFEVSGVVVP; translated from the coding sequence ATGGGTGACGACGCTCTCAGCGCGATGGAAGCCAGAGAGCGGCTCTACGAGGTGATGGACCGAGATGTCCCTTTTGAGGAGAAGGCGACGCTGGCGCTCTCCATCGGGGAGGCGTACCTGGGCGTGGAGAACGGACATCTGACGCGGATCGACGTCGAGAGCGACTACTGGAAGGCGATCGCCAGTACGGACTCGGTGGACGGACGGTTCCCGGTCGGGCTCCAGTTAGACCTCCAGAACACGTACTGCCGGCGAACGATCGACGGCGAGAGCCCGGTTCGACTGTACGACGCACCGAACCAGGGGTGGGACGACGACCCCGCGTTCGAGCGGCACGGACTCCACTGTTACCACGGCAGTACGATCACCATCGACGACGGGGTCTGCGGAACGCTGTGTTTCGTCTCCACGGAGCCGCGTCCAGAGCCGTTCGCCGACGAGGAGACGCTGTTCGCTGAGCTTATCGCGCGGCTGTTGGAAACGGAGCTCCAAGCGGAACGGACGGAGGCAAAGATCGACCGGCTCGATCAGTTCGCCAGCGTCGTCTCCCACGACCTCAGAAGCCCGTTGAACGTCGCACAGGGCCGCGTCGATCTCGAACGATCGACCCGCGACAGCGACCACTTGGGGATCGCCGCGAGATCGTTGGACCGGATGGAGGACCTGATCGCCGACGTTCTCACGGTGGCCCGACAGGGACAGGAGATCGGGGACACGGAACTCGTCTCGCTCGACGCGATCGTCACAGAGTGCTGGGACGCAGTGCAAACCGACGGCGCGAACGTGACCGTTACCGACGATCTGTGGTTTAAGGCGGACCGAGGGCGCGTCCGCCACCTCTTCGAGAACCTGTTCCGGAACGGTGTCGAGCACGCGGGCCCGGACGTGTCGATCCGCGTCGGACCGCTCGACAACGGAGACGGATTCTACGTCGAGGACGACGGCCCCGGAATTCCGGCGGCCGATCGGGAGCAGGTCTTCGAGTCGGGGTACACGACGGGCACGGACGGGCTCGGACTCGGCCTCTCGATCGTCGGGGGCGTCGTCGACGCTCACGGGTGGACGATCGCGGTCGGAGCGGGCGCCGACGGCGGCGCGCGATTCGAGGTTTCCGGCGTGGTCGTTCCGTAG
- a CDS encoding glycosyltransferase yields MNIGFFTDSYFPGIDGVTYTIRAWRDRLEDRGHEVYVVYPASSHEPDDREIPVPSLPNLFYSQYRVPLYRRISTLPDLDVVHCHGPASTGLMGRRYAKKRDVKSVYTHHTPVEDYFVQGLKLELLAGIAGRAYVAYENRFLQSFDCVTASTSRIRRDVTPRKLPVGIEMDTFRPVTDSQFASDEPTVGYSGRMTRKKHVDEILRLADRLPDVRFELVGEGPVRDDLERGAPGNVRFRDFLPRENLPAFYSALDVFVTASTCDTLGLSTLEANACGTPVAAADVPPFDRTIGPDNGTRFDHGDLDDMERAVVDCLDGDRPTRAAVEGFSVERTIDDLEEIYGVS; encoded by the coding sequence ATGAACATCGGATTCTTCACCGACAGTTACTTCCCCGGTATCGACGGGGTAACGTACACGATCCGCGCGTGGCGGGATCGGCTCGAAGACCGCGGCCACGAGGTGTACGTCGTCTACCCGGCGAGCAGCCACGAGCCCGACGATCGAGAGATTCCCGTGCCGTCGCTGCCGAATCTCTTCTACAGTCAGTACCGCGTTCCGCTGTACCGCCGGATCTCGACGCTTCCCGATCTGGACGTGGTCCACTGCCACGGGCCGGCGTCGACCGGTCTGATGGGCCGCCGATACGCGAAGAAGCGCGACGTGAAGTCGGTGTACACCCACCACACGCCCGTGGAAGACTACTTCGTCCAGGGGTTGAAACTGGAGTTGCTGGCCGGGATCGCTGGCCGGGCGTACGTGGCCTACGAAAACCGGTTCCTCCAGTCGTTCGACTGCGTCACCGCGTCCACCTCGCGAATCCGGCGGGACGTGACACCGCGGAAGCTCCCGGTCGGCATCGAGATGGACACGTTCCGCCCGGTGACGGACTCGCAGTTCGCAAGCGACGAGCCGACGGTGGGATACAGCGGTCGGATGACTCGAAAAAAACACGTCGACGAGATCCTCCGGCTGGCCGACCGGCTGCCCGACGTGCGGTTCGAACTGGTGGGCGAGGGACCGGTCCGGGACGACCTCGAACGGGGCGCCCCGGGGAACGTCCGGTTCCGCGACTTCCTCCCGCGCGAGAATCTTCCGGCGTTCTACTCCGCGCTCGACGTCTTCGTCACCGCCTCGACCTGCGACACGCTCGGGCTCTCGACGCTGGAGGCGAACGCCTGCGGGACCCCGGTCGCCGCCGCCGACGTGCCCCCATTTGACCGGACCATTGGGCCGGACAACGGCACCCGGTTCGACCACGGCGACCTCGACGACATGGAGCGCGCCGTCGTCGACTGTCTCGACGGCGACAGGCCGACCCGTGCGGCGGTCGAGGGGTTCTCCGTCGAGCGGACGATAGACGACTTAGAGGAGATATACGGGGTGTCGTAG
- a CDS encoding formate--tetrahydrofolate ligase produces MVHADPAIDGADTADAPESDLAVARAATPRPIEEVAADLGLAPDEIEPRGDGVAKLTQSAVRSATASEPDGTTVLVTGMTPTPKGEGKTVTTVGLGQALAGLGESTAVAVREPSLGPVFGIKGGAAGGGYSQVLPMESINLHFTGDIHALTAAHNLLSAALDNHLHQGNEEGVDVRRVDWPRALDVNDRALRETVVGLGGPARGVPREDEFVITAASELMAVLGLAEDLSDLKTQIGRIVLAEDADGDPVTPDDLGVTGAAAALLRDAFRPNLVQTIEGVPALVHGGPFANIAHGTNTLVADRVGASLADYLVTEAGFGADLGAEKFAHIVAREGIVPDVAVVVATVRGAKRHGLEMWPADFDALAKTDPEAVRAGVDNVTRHVEIVESLGIPAVVGINVFPDDAESELAALESTLTDAGIPVARSTAYRDGGEGAMPLAELVRERAGTGEFAPLYDLDAPLREKVETVAREVYGADGVEYVDGADEDIDRVEAWGYGDLPVCVSKTPYSFSDDASLTGVPEGWTLTVREVSPSAGAGFVVVKTADVMTMPGLPAEPAAEEIDVDADGNLSGLF; encoded by the coding sequence ATGGTGCATGCAGATCCGGCAATCGACGGAGCCGATACGGCCGACGCACCGGAGTCCGACCTCGCCGTCGCCCGCGCCGCGACTCCCCGTCCCATCGAGGAGGTCGCGGCCGACCTCGGGCTGGCCCCCGACGAGATCGAACCCCGCGGCGACGGGGTCGCGAAGCTCACGCAGTCGGCGGTTCGCTCGGCGACTGCGAGCGAACCCGATGGGACGACCGTGCTCGTCACGGGGATGACCCCGACGCCGAAGGGCGAGGGGAAGACCGTGACGACGGTGGGGCTCGGGCAGGCGCTCGCGGGACTGGGAGAGTCGACGGCTGTCGCGGTCCGAGAGCCCTCGCTCGGCCCCGTCTTCGGGATCAAGGGCGGCGCCGCGGGCGGCGGGTACTCGCAGGTGCTTCCGATGGAGTCGATCAACCTCCACTTCACCGGCGACATCCACGCGCTCACGGCCGCGCACAACCTGCTTTCCGCGGCGCTCGACAACCACCTCCATCAGGGGAATGAGGAGGGTGTCGACGTGCGCCGCGTCGACTGGCCGCGCGCGCTCGACGTCAACGACCGCGCGCTCCGCGAGACCGTCGTGGGACTCGGCGGTCCCGCGCGCGGCGTGCCGCGGGAAGACGAGTTCGTCATCACCGCCGCCTCGGAGCTGATGGCCGTCCTCGGGCTCGCTGAGGACCTGTCGGACCTAAAGACGCAGATCGGACGGATCGTCCTCGCCGAAGACGCCGACGGCGATCCGGTCACACCCGACGACCTCGGCGTCACGGGGGCCGCGGCGGCGCTCCTCCGCGACGCGTTCCGCCCGAACCTCGTCCAGACTATCGAAGGCGTTCCCGCCTTGGTCCACGGCGGTCCGTTCGCCAATATCGCGCACGGGACCAACACGCTCGTGGCCGACCGCGTCGGTGCCTCGCTGGCCGACTACCTCGTCACCGAGGCCGGCTTCGGGGCGGACCTCGGTGCCGAGAAGTTCGCGCACATCGTCGCGCGCGAGGGGATCGTCCCGGACGTAGCGGTCGTCGTCGCGACGGTCCGCGGCGCGAAGCGCCACGGACTGGAGATGTGGCCGGCCGACTTCGACGCGCTGGCGAAGACTGACCCCGAGGCGGTGCGAGCCGGCGTCGACAACGTGACACGGCACGTCGAGATCGTGGAATCGCTCGGGATCCCCGCGGTCGTCGGTATCAACGTCTTCCCCGACGACGCGGAGTCGGAGCTTGCGGCCCTCGAGTCGACGCTGACCGACGCGGGGATTCCCGTCGCGCGCTCGACCGCCTACCGCGACGGCGGCGAGGGGGCGATGCCGCTCGCGGAGCTGGTCCGCGAACGTGCCGGCACCGGCGAATTCGCGCCGCTGTACGACCTCGACGCACCGCTCCGCGAGAAGGTCGAGACCGTCGCCCGCGAGGTGTACGGCGCCGACGGCGTCGAGTACGTCGACGGCGCCGACGAGGACATCGACCGCGTCGAGGCGTGGGGGTACGGCGACCTCCCCGTCTGCGTCTCGAAGACGCCGTACTCCTTCTCGGACGACGCCTCGCTGACGGGCGTTCCGGAGGGGTGGACGCTCACCGTCCGGGAGGTGTCGCCGTCGGCGGGCGCCGGCTTCGTCGTCGTCAAGACTGCGGACGTGATGACGATGCCGGGGCTCCCGGCCGAGCCGGCCGCCGAAGAAATTGACGTGGACGCAGACGGGAACCTGAGCGGGCTGTTCTGA
- a CDS encoding bifunctional ADP-dependent NAD(P)H-hydrate dehydratase/NAD(P)H-hydrate epimerase, with translation MITTDRMAAVDANAAALGVPRKQLMESSGNAVAREVRAIADPGASVELLCGRGNNGGDAFVAARFLSAYDVTVRLLGRPESIRTEIARENWDALKSAAIPTETVADAADLALDDPDVIVDAMLGSGITGALREPERTAARLANESDAAVVAVDVPSGIDADTGESTGSGDDDVVRVEADRVVTFHDEKPGLTALDADVTVADIGIPAAAERFTGPGDLLGIARDPNSHKGENGEVLVIGGGPYTGAPSLSARSALRTGADLVRVACPETVARTVQGYSADLIVRGLPGNRIGPAHVDRALELAAGNDVVVLGPGLGDSDGVSEFVREFLSRYDGRAVVDADALRVVPEIDTDAELICTPHQGELVGMGGETADDPDERAALVRSFADEIGHTLLVKGAVDVVSDGDGVRLNHTGNPGMTVGGTGDVLAGAVGALAAVTDSFHAAAVGVYANGLAGDAAADDMGYGLVATDLPDRLPEAMRDE, from the coding sequence ATGATAACCACCGACCGAATGGCGGCGGTCGACGCTAACGCGGCCGCCCTCGGCGTTCCTCGGAAGCAGCTGATGGAGTCGTCCGGCAACGCCGTCGCCCGCGAGGTCCGAGCGATCGCGGACCCCGGCGCGAGCGTCGAACTGCTCTGCGGACGCGGGAACAACGGCGGAGACGCGTTCGTCGCGGCGCGCTTCCTCTCCGCGTACGACGTGACCGTCCGCCTGCTCGGGCGCCCCGAGTCGATCCGGACCGAGATCGCTCGCGAGAACTGGGACGCCCTCAAGAGCGCCGCGATCCCCACCGAGACCGTCGCCGACGCCGCCGACCTCGCGCTCGACGATCCGGACGTGATCGTCGACGCGATGCTCGGAAGCGGAATTACCGGCGCGCTCCGAGAGCCGGAACGGACCGCGGCGCGGCTGGCGAACGAGAGCGACGCCGCGGTCGTCGCCGTCGACGTGCCCTCCGGGATCGACGCCGACACCGGCGAATCGACCGGGAGCGGCGACGACGACGTGGTCCGTGTCGAGGCCGACCGCGTCGTCACCTTCCACGACGAGAAGCCCGGACTGACGGCGCTCGACGCCGACGTGACCGTCGCGGACATCGGTATCCCGGCGGCCGCCGAGCGGTTCACCGGTCCAGGCGACCTGCTCGGGATCGCGCGCGACCCGAACTCTCACAAGGGCGAGAACGGCGAGGTGCTCGTGATCGGCGGCGGCCCGTACACCGGCGCACCCTCGCTTTCGGCCCGATCGGCCCTCCGGACCGGCGCCGACCTCGTGCGCGTCGCCTGCCCGGAGACCGTCGCAAGGACGGTTCAGGGCTACTCCGCAGACCTGATCGTTCGCGGGCTGCCGGGCAACCGTATCGGCCCCGCCCACGTCGACCGCGCGCTAGAACTTGCCGCCGGCAACGACGTGGTCGTGCTCGGCCCGGGGCTCGGCGACAGCGACGGCGTGAGCGAGTTCGTCCGTGAGTTCCTGTCGCGGTACGACGGGCGGGCGGTCGTCGACGCCGACGCACTCCGGGTCGTCCCCGAGATCGACACGGACGCCGAACTGATCTGCACGCCGCATCAGGGCGAACTGGTCGGGATGGGCGGCGAGACCGCCGACGACCCCGACGAGCGCGCGGCGCTCGTGCGGTCGTTCGCCGACGAGATCGGTCACACGCTGCTGGTGAAGGGCGCGGTCGACGTGGTTAGCGACGGCGACGGGGTCCGGCTGAACCACACGGGGAACCCGGGGATGACCGTCGGCGGGACCGGCGACGTACTCGCGGGCGCGGTCGGCGCGCTCGCGGCCGTGACCGACTCGTTCCACGCGGCCGCGGTCGGGGTGTACGCCAACGGGCTGGCGGGCGACGCGGCGGCCGACGATATGGGGTACGGCCTCGTGGCGACGGACTTACCCGACCGGCTTCCCGAGGCGATGCGTGATGAGTGA
- the moaC gene encoding cyclic pyranopterin monophosphate synthase MoaC codes for MSDDPEDGSTGEPTDELTHTDASGEVRMVDVGDKPDTSRRAVARGEIRLTPSTIEAVEADEVGKGDVLATARVGAVQAVKHTWETIPMCHQIPITNVDTDFSVGDDGIELTVAVETTGKTGCEMEALEGVTTGLNVVWDMVKAAEKDDDGQYPDTGITDVGVVEKEKRALGE; via the coding sequence ATGAGTGACGACCCCGAAGACGGCTCCACCGGCGAGCCCACCGACGAGCTGACTCACACCGACGCGTCCGGCGAGGTCAGGATGGTCGACGTGGGCGACAAGCCCGACACGAGCCGGCGCGCGGTCGCGCGCGGCGAGATCCGGCTGACACCGTCGACGATCGAGGCGGTCGAGGCCGACGAGGTCGGGAAAGGCGACGTGCTAGCGACGGCGCGGGTGGGCGCGGTGCAGGCCGTCAAACACACGTGGGAGACGATCCCGATGTGCCATCAGATCCCGATCACGAACGTCGACACCGACTTCTCCGTTGGCGACGACGGGATCGAGCTAACGGTCGCGGTCGAGACGACCGGGAAGACCGGCTGCGAGATGGAGGCGCTGGAGGGCGTGACGACCGGCCTCAACGTGGTCTGGGACATGGTGAAGGCCGCGGAGAAGGACGACGACGGTCAGTATCCGGACACCGGAATCACGGATGTTGGTGTCGTCGAGAAGGAGAAGCGGGCGCTCGGCGAGTAG
- a CDS encoding dodecin domain-containing protein: MGTTVKTIELIGNSPKSWEDAAQNALDEANKTIEDIRGVEIESQTANVEDGQIERYKTTLHVAFELQGR, from the coding sequence ATGGGAACTACTGTCAAAACAATCGAACTGATCGGTAACTCCCCAAAGTCGTGGGAGGACGCCGCTCAAAACGCGCTTGACGAAGCGAACAAGACGATCGAGGACATCAGAGGTGTCGAGATCGAATCGCAAACCGCAAACGTGGAGGACGGCCAGATCGAGCGATACAAGACGACTCTTCACGTGGCGTTCGAACTACAGGGTCGGTAA